ATAAGGGAGCTTATTTACTCCTGATTTGGTTAATTTTAGCTTTGGCATCTCAAGACCTGTTGACGAGGTATTTATGTAGGCACTGTGTAGGCAGTGAGCTTAAAACAACTTACAACACCTACTTATTCTTGATGCCTAGTATAAGCCTTATTTTAATGGGATTCAAGGGGTAATGCAGGGAAGTGTAGGCAAATATAAAACAGCTTAAAAGACTAGACATTCGGACTTCTAATCCGTAGGTCGCTGGTTCGAATCCAGCCAGGCGCACTTATTTATCAATGACTTAACTATTTAAAAACTCTATTTTAGCCGTAGCACAGTGGTAGCACAGTCTTACACGCAACGATCTGTATATAAACCTCCTAGTCCGCAATTTTTCGATAGCACATAAGCAAGTCATTTTCGGCTGATTTAGATCGAAGTTTCGACTCTGATTTATGTGTTTCTGGAATAAATTCCACTTTATTGTCTATCTCTTCCTGAACAAACCAACTAATTGTTGACTAAGACACTTATCAACACTCACCACTTCATAAAATCTCCAAAATACGGTATTATTGCTCTATGAATACTAAATCACACAAACTCATACTCATTTTTGCATTTCTGCTTTTCTTTGGTTGTTCTCCTGTTTATGCGGATGACTATCAAGATGGATTGGATGCTTATTTGAAACAAGACTTCAAAACTGTATTTGAGAAGTGGAAGCCGTTGGCAGAACAGGGAGATGCTAACGCACAATACAACTTGGGTTATATGTATGCCAAAGGACAAGGAGTTCCACAAGACGACAAAGAAGCGGTCAAGTGGTATCGTCTTTCAGCGGAACAGGGATATGCTAAAGCACAATACAACTTGGGTCTTATGTATTCCAACGGACAAGGAGTGCCACAAGACGACAAAGAAGCGGTCAAGTGGTTTCGTCTTTCAGCAGAACAGGGAGATGCTATTGCACAATACAGCTTGGGTGTGATGTATGACAGAGGACGAGGAGTTACACAAGACTACAAAGAAGAGGTCAAGTGGTATCGTCTTTCAGCGGAACAGGGAAATGCTATAGCACAACTCAACTTGGGAACGATGTATTACAACGGACGAGGAGTTACACAAGACGACAAAGAAGCGGTCAAA
The Nitrospinota bacterium DNA segment above includes these coding regions:
- a CDS encoding tetratricopeptide repeat protein, with amino-acid sequence MNTKSHKLILIFAFLLFFGCSPVYADDYQDGLDAYLKQDFKTVFEKWKPLAEQGDANAQYNLGYMYAKGQGVPQDDKEAVKWYRLSAEQGYAKAQYNLGLMYSNGQGVPQDDKEAVKWFRLSAEQGDAIAQYSLGVMYDRGRGVTQDYKEEVKWYRLSAEQGNAIAQLNLGTMYYNGRGVTQDDKEAVKWFRLSAEQGKASAQYNLGTMYYNGRGVPQDDKEAVKWFRLAGSNGDKDAVKNRGIIEKRMTPQQIEKAQEMARNWKPKTK